Genomic segment of Geothermobacter ehrlichii:
GGCCTGAACGCGTTTTCAGAAAATCCGAGGCGCACCCACAGGTTCGCCGGCGGTTTCTTGGAACCGCAGGCAGGTCAATGACGCGCGCTATTCGCCGGCGATGAGCTCACTGAATTCAGGTTAAAGAAACACCCGGTACGGGTGCACGACGAGGGGCAGATGGAAGACACGACATCGATGATCCAGATCCGCTGGCACGGCCGCGGCGGTCAGGGGGCGATCACCGCCGCCAAGGTGGTGGCGAAAGCCGCGTTCGCCTCCGGTTACGGCGGGGTGGTGATGGCGCCGACCTTCGGCACCGAGCGCCGCGGCGCGCCGGTCAGCACGTCGCTGAAGATCGCGCGGGAGACGATCCACGACCTGTCGCCGATCCGCGAGCCGGATATCGTGGTGGTTCTCGATCACCTGATTCTCAACGAGGTTGACGTGACCGTGGGGCTGAAGCCGGGCGGGCTGCTGGTGATCAACTCGCCGCATCCGCCAAGCCGGCACCGGCAGAAGGACTTTCGCGTGGCAGTGGCCAACGTCGCCCGCATAGGGGAGGAGGCCGGGTTGCGCAAGGGGATCGTCAACAGCGGTATCATCGGCGTTCTCGGTCGCGCCAGCGGGCTGCTCGCCATTGACCGCCTGGCCGAATACATCGCCGAGGAGTTCGCCGACCGCCGGCCCGAACAGAACGTTCGTGCCGCCCGTCTCGCTTTTGAGGCGACCGAGATCTGCGAACCTGAGGGAGGCGCCCATGCCTGATTCCCGTTTCAAGATCATGACCTCCGCGGCGACCTCCGGCCCCGGCGACGCCGGCCGTACCGGCTCCTGGCGGGTGGAGCGGCCGGTCATCGACTACAGCCGCTGTACGCCGGCCAGGACCGGCAGGCACGCCTGTCACCTGTGCTGGTTCTATTGCCCCGACGTCGCGGTCAGCAAGACCATCGAGCCGCAGTTCGATCTCGACTACTGCAAGGGATGTGGCATCTGTGCCGAGGAGTGTCCGGTCGGCGCCATCACCATGGTCGCCGAGGAGACCTTCGCCGAAGGAGGGGCCGATGAGTAACAAGTGCATCGATTCCGGCAACAATGCCGCCGCCCACGCCGCCCGCCTGGCCGGCGTCGAGGTGGTGGCCGCCTATCCGATAACGCCGCAGACGCCGCTGACCGAAAAGCTGTCGGAATGGGTGGCCAGCGGCGAGATGGACGCCGAGTACGTGGCGGTCGAAAGCGAGCACAGCGCCCTGGGGGTCTGCATCGGCGCCGCCAGTGCCGGCGTGCGGGCCTTTACCGCCACCTCGGCCAACGGCCTGCTCTACATGAGCGAGCAGTTGCACTGGGCGGCCGGCGCCCGGCTGCCGCTGGTAATGTGCGTGGTCAACCGCGGGGTCGGAGCCCCCTGGTCGGTCTGGAACGACCATCAGGACGCCATGAGCCAGCGCGACACCGGCTGGATTCAGTTGTTCGTCAAGGATCACCAAGAGATCGTCGATGTCACCATCAAGGCCTTCCGCCTGGCCGAGGCGGTGCACATTCCGGTGATGGTCAATTACGACGGCTACTATCTGTCGCATACCTACATGCCCTTCGAGCTGCCCGACGCCGAGGCGGTGCGCGCGTTTCTGCCGCCTTACGTCTACAAGCACGCCCTCGATCCGCAGCGGCCGGAAAACCTCAATTCCGTCACCCTGCCCGATGCCCGGCGCGACGCCGGCGGAGTGCTGCGCGGCGGCTACATGGACATCCGCCACAACCTGCAGCAGGAGATGCACCAGGCCCTTGCGGTCTGGGAAGAGATCGACGCCGACTACCGGCAGCGTTTCGGACGCGGTGGGGCGCCGGTGCTCGAGGCCTACCGCCTGGAGGATGCAGAGTTCGTGGTCGTGGCCATGGGGACGCTGGCCAACCAGTTCCGCGACGTGGTCGACCGCCTGCGCCAGGAGGACGGCATCCGCGTCGGGGTGCTGGCGGTTCAGGTCTACCGGCCGTTCCCGGCCCGCCAGCTGGCGGAAGCCCTGCAGGCGGCCAGGGGCGTGATGGTTTTCGAAAAGGGACTCAGTTACGGACATCAGGGGGCGCTGTTCGCCGACGTCAAGTCGGCTCTCTATCCCTGGCCGGCCCGGCCGGTTCTGCGCAACTTCATCGTCGGCATTGGCGGCCGCGAAATTCCCACCAACGAACTCTGCCGGAACCTGAAGCAGGCCTGCGGTCAGGATGAACTGCCGCCCGAGGTGGCCGATACCCCCAACTGGATCGGATTGCAGCTATGAGTGATACGCCAAAGACAACGGTCCTCAGCCTGACCGAAGAGGAATTCGTCCATCCGGGCAACCGGGCCTGCTCCGGATGCAGCATGGGGCTGCTCTACCGCATCGGGGCCAAGGCCCTGGGGCGGGACTGCATCTTCGTCGTTCCGCCGAGCTGCATGACCGTCATGCAGGGCCTCTACCCGGTTTCCGCCTCGCAGTTCCCGATCTTCAACTGCACCTTCGCTTCCACCGCCGCCGTCGCCACCGGCGTGCGCGCCGCCATGAAACGGCTCGGCAGGACGACCCAGGTGGTCGCCTGGGCCGGCGACGGCGGCACCTCGGATATCGGCATCCAGGCCCTTTCCGGGGCTCTCGAGCGGGGCGAGGACATCATCTACATCTGCTACGACAACGAGGCCTACATGAACACCGGAGTGCAGCGCTCCGGCACCACTCCCTGCAGCAGCCTGACCACCACCACGCCCTTTACCGGCAAGGCGCAGGCGGCCAAGGACGTACCGGCCATCGTCGCCGCCCACAACCCGACCTTTGTGGCCACCTGCTCCGCTTCCTATCCGCTCGATTTTCACGACAAGCTGCTCAGGGCCAAACAGATGCGCGGTCTGAAGTATTTCCACATCCAGACTCCCTGTCCGCCCGGCTGGGGCTGCGAGGAGCGGCTGACCATCAAGATCGGGCGCATGGCGGTCGAGAGCGGACTGTTTGTCCTCTACGAGATCGAAAACGGTGTGAAGCGTCTCTCCGAGCCCTCGGCCCGGCTGCTGAAGAAGGGGCGGCGTCCGGTGCGCGACTATCTCAAGTTGCAGGTGCGCTTCAGGCACATGAGCGACGAACAGATCGCCGCCCTGCAGGCGCAGGTCGACGCCAGGTGGGACGATTACCGGGAGGCTTTCGCCGACGACTGACGCGAGCAGCGAACCATCGCCATGAGCACTGTCTTTCTGAACGGAGAATTCATTCCCGCCGAACAGGCGAAGATTTCGGTCTTCGACCAGGGATTTCTCTACGGCGATGGCATCTACGAAAGCTTCCGTTCCGTCGGCGGGCGGCTCTACCAGTTTCCCCGCCATTACCAGCGTCTGCGGCAGTCGGCGGAGGCGCTCTGCTATCCCATGCCCTACAGCGAGCAGGAGCTGGAAAACATCCTGCTCATGCTGCGCCGCCGCAACCGCCTGCAGGACGCCTACTTTCGCATCACCATCACCCGGGGGCCGGGTCAGGTCGGCTTTCAGCGCCGGCTCGAAGGCGAACTGACCTGCCTGATCGTCGCCAGGGAGTTCCGGGAGTTTCCCGAAGAATGCTACCGGCAGGGCATCGCCCTGCGGGTCGCCCGCACCCGCCGCAACGCCCCCGAGGCGATCAATCCGAAAATCAAGTCGATCAGCAATCTCAACAGCCTGCTCGGCAAGCTCGAGGCGAAGGAGGCGGGCGTCTTAGAGGTGATCATGCTCAACAGCCGGGGGGAGGTCTGCGAGGGATCGGCCTCCAACATCTTCTGGACCCGTGACCACTGGGTCTTCACCCCCTCGGCGGCGACCGGGCTGCTCGAGGGTGTGACCCGCTCGACCATCATCCGGCTGTGCGAACAGGAGCTCGACCTGCGGGTCATCTGCGGCGAGTACCGGCTGCAGGACCTGCTCTTTTCCGACGAGGTCTTCATCACCTCCACCTCGCTGGAGGTGATGCCGGTGGTCCGGGTCGACGATTTCACCATCAACCAGGGGCGGGTCGGCCCCATTGCCCGCAGGCTGCGGCAGGCGCTGCACCGGGACATGGGCAAGACCGAACCCGCCTGACAGATTGTTCTTTCACGGAGCTGGCGGCGGCGATGCCGGCAGACAGGATTTCCGAAGGGAGGAGAACCATGGCGGACGCAAGAGTGGCAATCGGGCAAAAGATCAGGCAACTGCGCGACAAGAAGGGGCTTTCCCTCGAGCAGACGGCTGAAAAGGCGGAGATGTCGCCCGAGCTGCTGGCCGAAATCGAGGCGGGCAGGGTTTCACCGCCGCTGGGGCAGATCGTCGCTCTGGCCAATGCCTTCAAGGTGTCCCTCGGCGATCTCTTCGGCGACAGCGCCGACGCTCCCTACTGCATAGTCCGCAGCGAGCAGGGGCGGGCCGTGTCCCGTTTCGGCGAAACCCGCGACACCGCCGCCGGCTACAGCTACCAGTCTCTCGGTTTTCGCAAGCAGAACCGGCACATGGAGCCGTTTCTGGTCACCCTGACTCCGGGGCAGGCGCCGAAGGAGCCGAACGGACATGACGGCGAAGAGATTCTGTTCGTGCTCGAAGGGCAGGTCGAGGTCAGCCTCGCCGGCCATACCGACATTCTCAACGCCGGCGATTTCATCTACTACGATTCGACCCTGCCGCACATCGTTGCCTGCCACGGCGACCAGCCGGCGACGCTGTTTGCGGTGATCTACGCCCGCAGGGACATGATTCTCTAGCCGGGCCCAGACGTTGGATTGGCCGCTCTGCGTGGCCGGACAAGGCTAAAAAGGCCGCTTCGACCTGAAAGGCGAAGCGGCCTTTTTTCTTCCCGGCCCTACTTCCCCAGCGCCTTGACGGCGGAGGAGACCACGATCTTGCGTTTGGTGGCGTAGAGCTCGTGGTTCTTCTCGATATCCCTGATCGGATAGAGATAGTTGACCATGAAACCGCAGGACTGTGCCAAGCCCTTGTCGGAAATGTCGCCCAGCCAGTTGACCCGTTCGATGCGGGCGCCGTTGCCGAGGTGGAAGCGCTCGACCGGGTCGATCGGCTGTCCGTCCTCCCGGAAAGTGTGGAAATAGTGGTAGAGCAGGTGCTCGATCAGCGGCCGGAGCACGTCGGTGATCTGCCGGTCGCGGTGCCAGCCCGGACGCTGCAGCAACGAGCGCAGCCCGCCTTTCACCTCCAGCGCGGCGCAGAGCGCCGCCAGGCGGTTCATCTTTTCTTCCCCGAGGTATTCGGCCATCTTTTCGTCGTTCAGCCCGTCGAGCCAGCGGGCGAAGCCGGGTATCGGCGAGAGGGTGGCGAAGGTCCTGATGTTGGGTAGCTCGGCCCTGAGGGTGTCGACCACCCGCTTGATCAGGAAGTTGCCGAAACTGATGCCCTTGAGCCCCTGCTGGGCGTTGGAGATGGAGTAGAAGATCGCCGTGTCGGCCTTTTCCGGCGGCACGTCGGGCGTCGATTCGTCGAGCAGGGTCTGGATGCTGTCGGCGATGCCGTTGGTGAGGGCGACTTCGACGAAGATCAGCGGTTCGCCCGGCATGTTGGGGTGAAAGAAGGCATAGCAGCGCCGGTCGAGATGCAGGCGGTGGCGCAGGTCCTGCCAGGAATGGATTTCGTGCACCGCCTCGTATTCCACCAGCTTTTCCAGCACCGCCGCCGGCGATTGCCAGTCGATCTGGTGCATGTGCAGCATGCCGACGTCGAACCAGGTCGCCAGCAGGTGGCGGATTTCGCCGTCAAAGGCCCGCAGCTCGGGATCTTCCCTGCTGAAGGCGATCAGGTCGCGGCGCAAATCGACCAGAAACTTGATGCCGTCCGGCAGGGTGTTGAACTGGCGCAGCAGCTTCAGGCGCGGCGGCACCAGCAGGTCGCGCAACTGTTGCTCGACGGCGGCGTGGTCTGCGTCGGGGGCGAGATAGGCCTGGCAGTGCCAGCTCAGCGCCGCCCGGTCGATGCCGAATTCCCGCGCCAGCATCGTCAGGAAGCGTTTTCTGCCGGCGGTCGACAGGTTGCGGTAGAGGCTGCCGATCTGCATGGCGTGATTGCGGGCCGACACCTCGCCGCCGCGGGCGTCCAGCCACTTTTTCAGCTGCCGGCGCAACAGCTCCTCGTCGCCGTTGGCCAGGTCGATGTCGGTCTTGCCGAGCAGGCCGCCGAGCAGGCTTTCGGTCAGGTTCGTCCAGCTGCGGCCGAGCGATCTGAGGCTGTCTTTCAGGATGGGCATGGAGACTCCCCCGCGGTGATGTGAAGCCGGCACTCGGGTGCCGGCATGGAAGCGTTTAAAACTATAGCAGAAGGCGGAGGAGAGGGCCGTTTTGCAAGCCGGGACAAACGTGGTAACGTCACCCTGAATCAGGATCACGACCCGTTTCCGGAACCTTTCCCGGCGAGGTGCGCATGAGATCGAACATCAAGCTCAGATTGCAGGTTGTCGACCGGGTCGGCGTGATGGCCGAAATCGCCCGGGTGCTGGCCGAGGACGACGTCAACATCCTCAGCATGGAGGTGGAAAAGAACGCGGGTCTGACCCATGTCTTTCTCGAGCTGGAAACCGGGGACGGCTCCCCCGGCGAGGCCGCGATTCTCGATGCCCTGGCCGCCCTGCCCGAGGTGGAGGACCTTGCCGGCATCCGCACCATGCCGCAGGAGAGGCGGCAGCGGCGCTTTCAGGTGGTGCTCGACAGCGTCAGCGACGGCATCCTGTCGATCAACGAGGACGGCGAGCTGACCACCATCAACCGGGTCGCCCGCGCCATGCTCGGCCTGGGGGAGGCCGATGTCGTCGGCCGCAACCTGCGCGATCTCGATCTGTCCGACACCAGCCTGCTGGCCTGCCTGGAAGGGCGGACCTACCGCAACGTCAAGCGCAGCATGACGCGCGGCCACCGGCGTTACCAGTATCTGGCCAGCGGTGAGGTGATCCGCGATTCCCGCGGAAGGATCGTCGGCGCCGTGGAGGTGCTGCAGGATCTGCGGGGCCTTCGCGAGGTCGCCAGCGCCGTCGCCAGCGAGCCGCAGGTCACCTTCGACGACATGGTCGGCCAGAGTCCGGGTCTGCGGCAGGCGATCGTCTTCGCCGAGAAGATTGCGCCGACCGACGGCATCGTCTGCATCCGGGGCGAGAGCGGCACCGGCAAGGAGCTGTTCGCCAGCGCCATTCATGTCGCCAGCGGTTGCCGGGGGCCGTTCATTCCGGTCAATTGTGCCGCCCTGCCGGAAAACCTGCTGGAAAGCGAGCTGTTCGGCTATGTCGGCGGCGCTTTTTCCGGGGCGCGCAAGGAAGGGCGGGCCGGTCTGTTCGAGGCGGCCAGGGACGGGACCATCTTTCTCGACGAAATCGCCGAGATGCCGCCGGCGCTGCAGGCCAAGATGCTGCGGGTCATTCAGGACGGCAAGCTGCGGCGCATCGGCAGCAACGAGGAGATCACCGTCAACGCGCGGGTCATCACCGCCACCAACCGCGACCTGGAGCAGCTGGTCAGGGAAGGCCGGTTTCGTGAAGACCTCTTCTACCGCATCAATCTCTTTCCCATCCACATTCCGCCATTGCGTGAACGGCGGGAGGACATCCCCCTGCTGGCGGAGCATTTCCTGTTTCAGGTCAACGCCCGTCTCGGGCTGCGTGCCCGGCGGCTGACCGAGGACGCCCTGGCCAAGCTGACGGCACATCGCTGGCCGGGCAACGTCCGCGAACTGCGCAACGTCATCGAGCGGGCGGCGATTCTCAGCGGCAGCGAGCGCATCAGCAGCGACAGCATCCGTTTCAGTTACGAGCTCGGGCATGCGGACGGCGCGTCCCCGCCGGAAATGGGGCGGCAGTCCCTGGCCGAACAGGTCGGACAGCTGGAGCGGCGCATCATCGCCGAGGTCCTGCGCCTGGCGCCGAGCAAGCGCCAGGCGGCGCGAATGCTGGGGCTGTCGCATACCGGCCTGCTGAAGAAGCTGAAGAAGTACGGCATGGGATGAACCCCGACAGGAAGGCATGGAGGTCATGGAACCTAAGGTTTCCACTGGAAACCAGCCTTTCATCCCCCCTTCCGGCCTCTGCTTTCGTCGGCTTAGCTGTTTCTGCCGTGCAGCCTGGAACCTCTGGTTTCCATTGTGCCGGGCCGTGGCGTCCGCCCGGCCCGTTCGACTGGATGGCCCTTTTCGCTCGCAAGTGTCTGATCTCTGCCAAAAATAATGTAAAATCAACCTGTTGCAGGTCGCAAAAATAAAATAGAACAAAATTTTAGAATTTTGCCCCTTCTGGCAGGTTGCTTGCTCTTCTGATTCCGTCGTCCGGACTTGAGGTCCGGTCCATGCCAGCGACAAAAGGAATCAGAGATATGGGCCAGTCGAATCCGAATCTGCCGGGCAGCTCTCTTGCGGGCGGACTTTTGCCGTCATCGGTGCTGTCGGACGGCAAGTTCGCCGTCGGCCCCACCGCCGACATTCCTTCCGAACTCGAAATCAGGGTTCATGGCCGTGGCGGCCAGGGCGGAGTGACCTGCGCCAAGCTGATCGCCATGCTCTTCGCCGGCCGGGACCGGTTTGTCCAGACCTTCGGCGACTACGCTTCCGAGCGTTCGGGGGCGCCGGTCAGGGCCTACACCAGGGTCAGCGACCGGCCGGTACGTAACCGCAACAAGGTCTACCGTCCGGACCAGCTGCTGATTCTCGATTCCGGCCTGGTCGGCCCGGACATCCTGGCCGGGCTGTCGCCCGGCGCCCTGGTTCTGCTCAACGGCGACGGGGGGCTGGATGCCATCGACGATCTGTTCGCCGAGTATCGTGTGGCGGTGGTCGACGCCACCGCCATCGCCCGCGAATACGGCATCGGCAGCCGGTCCGTGGTGATTGTCAACACCACCATGGTCGGTGCCTATGCCCGCCTCGTCGGCTTCGGGTTCGACGATGTCGAACGGGCCTACCGCAGTCTCGGTCTGGAAGCGGACCTGGAGGCGGCACGGCGCGCCTACCGTGAGGTGCGGCTGCGGGATGTCTTCCGCCTGCCGGAAAAGACCGCCGAGCCGTCGCCGGTGGCCGTTCCCCGGGTGCCGCCGCTGACCGGGCAGGTCTGTGATCCGCCGATGCCGCTGAAGACCGGCTCCTGGCGTACCCAGCGGGTCGAATACCAGGAGCGGCCGGCACCCTGCAGTGTCGGCTGTCCGGCCGGCAACGACGTGGTCGGTTTCATCCAGGCCCTGCGCAGCGACGGCATCGAGGCCGCCGCCCGCATCCTGCAGCGGACCCAGCCGTTGCCTTCGGTCTGCGGCCGGGTCTGTCCGGCGCCCTGCATGAGTCGCTGCAATCGCATCGAGTACGACGGGGCGGTCAACATCCGCAGCCTCGAGCGCTGGGTCGGCGATCACCATGCCGGATTGCTGCTGCAACCCGAGCGGCCGAAGGTGAAAAAGTCCTTTGCAGTGGTGGGAAGCGGGCCGGCGGGGCTGAGCGCCGCCTGGACCCTGGCCCTGGCCGGGCATGACGTCACCCTCTACGAGCGGGAAGATCAGCTTGGCGGGCTGCTGCGTTACGGCATCCCCGCTTACCGGCTGCCGCCGGAGCGGCTCGAGCGGGACATCGCCCGCATTCTCTCTCTCGGCGTCGAGGCGCGAACGGGCTGCCGGATCGACAAGACGGCCCTGCGCGAGCTGCTGGCGGAGCATGACGGCCTGCTGCTGGCGACCGGTCTCGATGTCTGGCGGCGGGCGGCGGTGCCCGGCGAGGATCTTGCCGGTGTCGAGCAGGGGCTCGCCTACCTGGCGCGTGCCAGGCAGGGCGGCGATGTCCGCCTGTCGGGGCACGTGGTAGTCGTCGGCGGCGGCAATTCGGCGATCGACGCCGCCCGGACCGCATTGCGCAACGGGGCCGACCGGGTGACCCTGGCCTATCGCCGCGGCCGCGCCGAGATGCCGGCGATCGACTCGGAAATCGAGGAGGCCGTCGAGGAAGGGGTGGAGCTGCTGCTGTATCGCCAGCCGGTGGCCTTTGCCGGCGACGGGCGGGTGCAGGCCGTGGAGCTGGCCGAAGTCGAGCTGGGCCCCAGGGGAGAGGACGGCCGCCGGAAGCCGGTGGTGACCGACCGCGTCGCCCGTCTCGATTGCGACCGGATCCTGCTCTGCCTGGGACAGAGCGCCGATCTCGGCCTGCTGCCGGAGGACTGGCGGCCGGCGGGGCGGCGCGTGGTGAGCGGCGGTTCCGTTCTGCCGGTGGTCTGCTGCGGCGATGTCGCCATCGCGGCCGGAACGGTGACTCACGCCATCGGCGATGGCCGACGCGCCGCCCGCGCGCTGCTGGCCGGAACCGGCATCGAGGCCGTCGAGGCGGCGGAGCGGGAAGACGGCATCGCGGTCACCGCCGAGGAGATCCATTTCGATGCCTTTGTACGGACACAGCCGGCCCACGAGAGGCATCTGCCGCCGGCCGAACGGCTGTCGGGACGGGAGGCCAACCTGGGCCTCGCCGACCCGGCCGAGGCCGATCGCTGCTTCTCCTGCGGCCATTGCACCCGCTGTGACACCTGTCTCATCTACTGCCCTGAAGGGGTCATCTGCCGGGATGGCGGTGGCTACGCCATCGACGGGGAGCAGTGCAAGGGCTGCGGCATCTGCGCCCAGGAGTGCCCCCGTCACGCCCTTCGGGCCGCCGCCATGCCGAGCCGGAGCTGATAGCGATGCGAAACGAACTGATCAGCGCCAATCATGCCGCGGCGATGGCCGCGATCCTGGCCGCCCGGGCCAACCGGAGCGGACGCGGTTTCTGTGCCGGCGTCTATCCGATCACGCCGTCGACCGAGTGCATGGAGCTGCTCTGCTCCCGGCAGATCGAAAAGGGGCAGGTGGTTCGCGTCGAGGGCGAACACAGCGCCATGGCGGTCTGCATCGGCAGCGTCGCCGCCGGTGCCCGCTCCTTCACCGCCACCTCGTCCAACGGTCTGGCCTACATGGCCGAGAACGTGGTCACCGCCGCCCTGTTGCGGCTGCCGATGGTGATGATGGTCGCCAACCGCACCCTGGGACCGCCCTGGAACATCTGGGCCGATCATGGTGACAGCCTGCTGCTGCGCGATTCCGGCTGGCTGCAGTTCTACTGCGCCGACAACCAGGAGGTGCTCGACACCATCCTGTTCGCCTACCGGCTCGGCGAGGACCCCCGGGTGATGCTGCCGGTGATGGTCTGCCAGGACGGTTTCGTCCTCTCCCACACCATGGCCCAGACCCTGGTGCCGGAACAGGAGCTGGTCGACCGTTTCCTGCCGCCGCTCGAGGTGCCGCACCGCCTGAACGAGCAGCCGCACGCCCTGGGCTCGGTGGTGCTGCCGCAGCAGACCGAGGTGCTGCGTCGCCAGCACCACGAAGCGATGAACACCGCCCTCGCCATCTATCCGCAACTGCAGCGCGAGTTCGCCGCCGTCTTCGGCCGGCCGATCGCCGATCCGCTGGTCGGCTACCGGTACGAGGACGCCGAACTGCTGATCCTGTCGATGGGAACCCTGGCCAGCACCGTGGAGCGGGCCGTGGACCGGCTGCGAGAGCGGGGCGTGAAGGCCGGCGGCCTGCGGGTCCGCCTGTTCCGTCCCTTCCCGGCGCGGCAGCTGCGCGAGCTGCTCGGCCGGCCGGCCCGGGTGGCGGTGCTCGACCGGGACATCAGCCCCGGCTTCGGCGGTGTGCTCTGGGGTGAGTGCCGCAGCTGCGTTTCCGGGGATGTCCTGATGCAGAACTACATGCTCGGTCTTGGCGGCGGCGACGTCAGGCCGGAGCACGTCGAACAGCTGGTCGACGATCTGCTGGGCCGCGAGACGGCCGGCGAGCCGATGGTGATGGAGGTGGGCGCATGACTGAAGTTGCGGAAAGAACGATTCCCGTGCAGGAGCGTCCTGCGGGTCGTCCCCTGTTGCGTCCCGGCAATACCAACTGCGGCGGCTGCGGCATGTCGATCGCCCTGCAGATGTTCGGCCGCGAGCTGGCCGGGCAGCCGGTGCAGCTGGTGATCCCGGCCTGCTGCGGCGCCGTGGCGGCCGGCTCCTATCCCTTCACCGCCTTCGGCGTGCCGGTGGTGCTGTCGACCTTCGCCTCGCCGGCGGCGGTCGCCACGGGACTGGCCAGGGTGGCGGCCCTCAACGAGGAACCGATCCGGGTGGTCTGCTGGGCCGGCGACGGCGGCACCTATGACATCGGCATGGGGACCCTGTCGGCGGCGGCGGAACGGAACGAGGATGTCCTCTACATCTGCTACGACAACGAGATCTACGGCAACACCGGCGGCCAGCGCTCCTCGGCGACGCCGCTCGGCGCCGCCACCACCAGCACGCCGGTCGGCAAACCGGAAGTGAAGAAGGACATTCTCGCCGTGATGGCGGCGCACCGCATCCCCTACGCGGCCAGCGTCTCGCTGGCGCATCCCGAGGACGCCGGCCGCAAGTTCCGCCAGGCGCTGGCGGCCCGCGGTTTCCGCTTTCTGCACATCCTCTCTCCCTGTCCCACCGGCTGGAAATCTGAGCCGGCGCACGGCATCCAGCTGATCCGGCTGGCGGTGCAGTCCGGACTCTACCCGGTGCTGGAAATCCGCGACGGGCGGCAGGTCACCATCAACGTCGAGCCCGACTTCTCCGACCTGGCCCTGGCCGAATATCTCGCCATGCAGGGGCGTTTCCGCAAGTCGGGGGTGACCGCCATGGTGCTGCGCGACGCCATCCGGCAGCACTGGGAGCATCTGCGGCGCCAGGCCTGAAGCAGGCCTTCGTCATCCCGAGTTGCCTTCCCGTTTTCCCGTCGTCTTCGGCCGGCGCCGGCTTTTTGCGCCGGGCCGGCCGGCCAAGCTTTGCCTCTCCCCTGAAACTGTGCTAATCTGCGCACCGTTTTCTGGTCTGCCAGAATCCCATAACATCCCGATGTTAAAGGAGAATCAACCCATGTCTGCTGACAGTAAACTTGCGGGCCGCGTTCGCCAGCTGCGCGAAGAGCGGCAGCTGACCATCGAACAGCTGGCCGAGCAGAGCCGGTGCCATGTCGACGTGCTGACCCGTATTGAGGCCGGGGAACTGGTCCCCTCGCTGACGCCGCTGATGAGCATCGCCCGCGCCCTCGGCGTCCGGCTCGGAACCCTGCTCGACGACGAGCCGCATGACGGCCCTGCCGTGGTGAAGAAGGGGCAGTCGCCGGCCGTGATCCGCTTTTCCGGCAAGGACCCGGAAGCCCGCCGGAGCAATCTCGATTTCTACGCCCTGGGAGTGGGGAAGAAGGACCGGCACATGGAGCCCTTCGTCATCGACGTGCAGCCGCGCGAGGGGGACGAGCCGCCCCTGTCGTCGCACGAAGGAGAGGAGTTTCTCTATGTGCTTGAGGGCTGCATCGAGGTGAGGCTGGGCAAGACCGGCTACCGGCTGGAGGCCGGCGAGAGCATCTACTACGACTCGATCGTGCCGCACGACGTGCACGCCGTTGGCGGCCCGGCCCGCATTCTCGCCGTGGTCTACGCCCCGTTCTGACGATCCGGAGGTCGCCATCATGCCATTTACCGAACTGACCATCGGCGATTATCTCGAAAAGCAGGTGCGGCAGCTTCCCGACCATGAGTTCATCGTCTATCCCGACCGCAACCTGCGCTGGACCTTCAGCGAGTTCAACCGGCGGGTCGACGACCTGGCCAGGGGGCTTCTGGCCATCGGCATCGGCAAGGGGGACCATGTCGGCATCTGGGCGCGCAACGTTCCCGACTGGATCACCTTCATGTTCGCCACCGCCAAGATCGGCGCCGTGCTGGTGACGGTCAACACCCTCTACCGCAAGTTCGAGCTGGAATACGTGGTCAGGCAGGCCGACATGAAGGCGCTGGCGATCATCGACAGCTTCCGCGACCACAATTACCTGGACACGGTCTACGAGCTGATTCCCGAACTGCGTACCTGCCAGCGCGGCCATCTGAGAAGCGAG
This window contains:
- a CDS encoding malonyl-CoA decarboxylase, whose product is MPILKDSLRSLGRSWTNLTESLLGGLLGKTDIDLANGDEELLRRQLKKWLDARGGEVSARNHAMQIGSLYRNLSTAGRKRFLTMLAREFGIDRAALSWHCQAYLAPDADHAAVEQQLRDLLVPPRLKLLRQFNTLPDGIKFLVDLRRDLIAFSREDPELRAFDGEIRHLLATWFDVGMLHMHQIDWQSPAAVLEKLVEYEAVHEIHSWQDLRHRLHLDRRCYAFFHPNMPGEPLIFVEVALTNGIADSIQTLLDESTPDVPPEKADTAIFYSISNAQQGLKGISFGNFLIKRVVDTLRAELPNIRTFATLSPIPGFARWLDGLNDEKMAEYLGEEKMNRLAALCAALEVKGGLRSLLQRPGWHRDRQITDVLRPLIEHLLYHYFHTFREDGQPIDPVERFHLGNGARIERVNWLGDISDKGLAQSCGFMVNYLYPIRDIEKNHELYATKRKIVVSSAVKALGK
- a CDS encoding sigma 54-interacting transcriptional regulator, with product MRSNIKLRLQVVDRVGVMAEIARVLAEDDVNILSMEVEKNAGLTHVFLELETGDGSPGEAAILDALAALPEVEDLAGIRTMPQERRQRRFQVVLDSVSDGILSINEDGELTTINRVARAMLGLGEADVVGRNLRDLDLSDTSLLACLEGRTYRNVKRSMTRGHRRYQYLASGEVIRDSRGRIVGAVEVLQDLRGLREVASAVASEPQVTFDDMVGQSPGLRQAIVFAEKIAPTDGIVCIRGESGTGKELFASAIHVASGCRGPFIPVNCAALPENLLESELFGYVGGAFSGARKEGRAGLFEAARDGTIFLDEIAEMPPALQAKMLRVIQDGKLRRIGSNEEITVNARVITATNRDLEQLVREGRFREDLFYRINLFPIHIPPLRERREDIPLLAEHFLFQVNARLGLRARRLTEDALAKLTAHRWPGNVRELRNVIERAAILSGSERISSDSIRFSYELGHADGASPPEMGRQSLAEQVGQLERRIIAEVLRLAPSKRQAARMLGLSHTGLLKKLKKYGMG
- a CDS encoding FAD-dependent oxidoreductase, whose translation is MGQSNPNLPGSSLAGGLLPSSVLSDGKFAVGPTADIPSELEIRVHGRGGQGGVTCAKLIAMLFAGRDRFVQTFGDYASERSGAPVRAYTRVSDRPVRNRNKVYRPDQLLILDSGLVGPDILAGLSPGALVLLNGDGGLDAIDDLFAEYRVAVVDATAIAREYGIGSRSVVIVNTTMVGAYARLVGFGFDDVERAYRSLGLEADLEAARRAYREVRLRDVFRLPEKTAEPSPVAVPRVPPLTGQVCDPPMPLKTGSWRTQRVEYQERPAPCSVGCPAGNDVVGFIQALRSDGIEAAARILQRTQPLPSVCGRVCPAPCMSRCNRIEYDGAVNIRSLERWVGDHHAGLLLQPERPKVKKSFAVVGSGPAGLSAAWTLALAGHDVTLYEREDQLGGLLRYGIPAYRLPPERLERDIARILSLGVEARTGCRIDKTALRELLAEHDGLLLATGLDVWRRAAVPGEDLAGVEQGLAYLARARQGGDVRLSGHVVVVGGGNSAIDAARTALRNGADRVTLAYRRGRAEMPAIDSEIEEAVEEGVELLLYRQPVAFAGDGRVQAVELAEVELGPRGEDGRRKPVVTDRVARLDCDRILLCLGQSADLGLLPEDWRPAGRRVVSGGSVLPVVCCGDVAIAAGTVTHAIGDGRRAARALLAGTGIEAVEAAEREDGIAVTAEEIHFDAFVRTQPAHERHLPPAERLSGREANLGLADPAEADRCFSCGHCTRCDTCLIYCPEGVICRDGGGYAIDGEQCKGCGICAQECPRHALRAAAMPSRS